GACGTTCTGCCTCGTTCCCACGATAGAGCATTCCGCATCCGCACGACGCGTTCCGATTATCGCAATCCGAAATGCAATGACAGGAATTTCGGCCACTGGCGGGCGGTCCTGCGGGGGTCGTCGCCTGGCACCGGGGCGATGGGGCGGGGCTTCCTTTCGGCTCTAGCTGCGAGCGTGCTGCGTTGAAACGGATTCGCCGGTCTCGCGTTCGGGTGTCGCTGCTCAGCCGTCGACCGCGGCGAACGGCTTTCGGCACACTCCGCACAAAACCGGCCCGGCTTCGAGAACGGACGGGGACATGAGCGCCTTGCGGGGCGGGGTGCAGCCGCAGGCGATCGTCAGACGCTTGGGCCTCGCGGCGCTGGGCATCTCGGCCTGTCGCTCGTTGTCGGCGTGCTCGATCGCGGCGCTGAGGCGGGCGACGACGGTTTCGTACTTGGCCCGGGTTTTCGGCGTGGGGCTCGTTTCGGAGAAGCCGAGCCGTTCGTGCTGCTGCACGTCCAACCCCAGCTCTTGCGCCAGGGTCGCGAAAACCATGCTGTGGTACCGGCTTTCGCGGGTCGTGTTGTCCAGTTGCCGTTCCTTCGCGACCGCGTGTGCCGCTTGGTGCAGCAGAACCCCGAGCACTGCGGCGGCTCCTTCCGACACCGCTTCGCGCGGGACGGACACCACGCGTCTGGCCGGGTCGTAGCGGCCTTCGGCCGGTGTGCGCTTCGCGCCGACCTCCACGGTGGCGTCGGGCACGTCGGCGCCGTTCTGCCGGATTGCCTGCCACACCAAGGCGAGCGCGATCCGGAGATCGTCTGGCCGGTCGGTGTTCGAACTGCTCATACTCGTCCTCGTCCTCGCCGCCGGGCCCTGGGCGGCCGGGGTCCGGGTGCGGACGATAGCGGCTCGCCCGCGCCCGGACCCGGGAGGCCGAGAACTCCGTGTCTCAGATCGACCGGCGCGCTGTCCCATGCGCTTGACCGCACGGGCTGCGGACCCTTACCTGTTCCGTGGTCGGGGTTGTCGGACGACGATGTCGCTGGCAAAGGAGGTGAGCCGCGCTTGCTCGGCGACGCCCACCATCACTCGACCCGCCACGGTCGTCACCACGGGCCGCTGTGCCTCCTCGATGCCGACCTCGCCGCCGATGGTGCACACCTGCGCCTTGTCGAACCCAGCTCCCGTGCACAGCACGGACGCGTGCACGGTGTCGACGGCGATGCTCGAACCCTCGGGCACGAACGCGGCGATCCGCAGTGGCGCGATCCGATCCTGGTCGAGAGCGCCCGGCGACAACAGCGCGTCCAGGATTGTCTGCACGCGCGCGCCCTGCGCGTCGGCCACCGAGGCGATGACGTTCACGCGTCCGGGCACGGAGGTCGTCTCGGCCTGGCCGATGACGTCGGCAAGGCCCTCGTCGATCCCCGGCGTCAGCGGCTCCAGCACCACTGACGCCGTCTCCGTCTCGGCGATCGTCACCACCCGGATCATCCCGGGCACCAGCGAGACCACACCGAGCACGACCGGGCCCGGCCGGGTGTGGACGTGGATCCTGCGCAGCGTGCTCACGCTCGCGCCCCCTTGCACGGTGACGACGCGGCGACCAGCGCGGTCACCGTTGCCGTGGTCGCCGCGCGGCTGGCCCCGAGACCGGCCTCCGCGAACAGCGCGGACGCCGCCAGCAACCACGCGATCGCGGGGGCGTCCGCCGCGATTCCTCGTCCGGCTGCGCGGACGGCGGTCCACTTCAGCACCGCCGCGCAGGCTGCTCGTGCGTCGGCCACTTCGTCCAGGGCGGCGCCGCGCGTTCCCGACCAGATCGGGGACCGCCGCAGTTCCTGGTCCGCCAATTGCAGCGTGAACGCCATCACCCGCAGTTCCGGCGCAGCGGGCGGGCGCGTGCCCAGGGAGCGGCTGGTGGCGCGGGCAGCCGCGAGCCAGCTGCGCCGGATCACCGGCGGGCCGAAGCTGGCCGCGGTCGCCTGGGCCGCGGCCAGCAGCGCGATCGCGTCCGGATGACGCCTGCGCGCCGGCCAGAACGCCTGGTCCGCCGCCCGCGCGGCCACGCGGTCGATGAGGGGTGCCGTGGTAGACATGGTGTGCTCCTGAACGGGTTCCGTTGTCGCAGATGTGAGCTTTCGGGAGTCGGCCGGGACGCCATCGCACGTGGCTCCCGGCCGCCTTTCGTTGTCCGCCGCCGCCGTGTCAGGCCGTCCGTCATCCCCCCCTTCCGCGTCGGATGCCGCCGCGCTCCGCAACGCTTCCGGGGTGTGCAGCACAGGCACTACGCCCGCGAGCCGGATCGGAACGCCTGTCGCGCTTCGCTCGGCGTCCGCCCGCTGCCGAATGCCGCGGCGCGCCCGTTCGGCAGCTTCCAGAGCGCCAGGTAACAGGCGCTTTCCGCCGACAGGGCTTCGGGAGGGATCTCGTGCGCTTCGCGCATCTGAAACTCCGACCTCACTGCGCTATCCCACCGGAAGCCCTTGTTCTCGTCCGGTTCCGGCCTCCGCCCGGTCCGGCCCCGGCGTTTCCTTCGCCGGAGCTCACCGGATCCGCGCCCCCGCGATCGAGGTCCACAGTTCCGCCAGGGCGACGACCTGCTGTTCGTAGTCGCCGACGACTTCCATCGGGCAGCCCTCGAACCCGCAGCCCGCCGACAGCACAGCGCGATCCGCTTCTACCGGCACGCCTCGGAAAATCTCGCGGACCCCGCGCTCGTGGCTGCCGAACAGCACCGTCAGCACCCCGTCGTCCGGGTCCCCGAAGTCCAGTGCGCGCACGTCGGCGAGGAGGCGGGACCGCAGGTCGTCGCGCCAGCCGGGACTGGCCATGTCCAGCAGCGCTGCGCCCGTCCGCACCCGCTCGGCCAGCACCTTGCGCGAATCCGGGCCCGGCGACCAGCCCGGCGCGCAGCCCGTCGAGGTCCGCTGTCAGCAGAAAGGCGTTCTCAAGGATGTCCGTCGTGTTCATGCGAAGCTCCTTTTCCGTCTCGCTTCATCACGGTAACATATTCGTCGTGTACACGAAGAATATGTTACCGTGATGAAGCGAGACGGCAGATGAATGAGCCGTCCGTGCCCTCCCGAGTCCGGCCCCGTCGACGAAAGGCGCACAGGCCATGACGAACACATCTGCTTCCGGCCACCCGTTCCCCGTGTACTGGCTGGTGCCCGCCGCGTCCGGCGACCTGCCGACATGGCAACGCGCCGCGGCGGCCGCCGCGGCCGCCGGGATGACAATCGCGAAGTTCGCCGCCGCCGCATTGACCCAGAAAATGGCAAGCGGGGACACCCTGATCTCCGTCCAGGTGAAGGACCCCCGGCCGCGCACGGTGAGGTTCCACGGGCACTGGCTGGTCGAACCGGAGAGCGCGCGCGACGCGGCGCGCGACGCCCTCGATCCCGTCGGCCCGGGCTCCTGGACCGTGGGGATCGCCGAAACCGCGCGCGGGCGGTTCGCACTCGTCCTCTATCACTACGAACTCACGGACGAATTGAGCGTGTTCGATTCCCTTGAACAGCTCTCCGTCGCGACCGAAACGGACGAACGGGTCGAGTCCGAAGATGTCGAGCGCGCGCGAGAGGAAATGAGACGGCGGCAAGAAGACGCGGCCAACTACCTTGACATCTGACCGGACCGGCCGCTCGGCCACGAGTTTTCCACCCGATGAAGCAGGTCGCGCTGAACGAACTTTTGCTGGCCGATATCGCGAAGTATCTCGCGCATCTCGTGACTGACGGGGACGACACCGACAACGTCACCTACTACGCCGAAGCCTGTGAGGATCGGCTGGTGGTGACGGTCGGAACCTACGACGAAGACACGACTCGCGAGTTCGAACTCCCGGGTGCGCGAGGCGCTTCCCGGCAAGTGAACGCGAGTCAGCCCCTTGGGCGGTGGCCGCGAGCGCGATCGCCGCCCAAGGACGTTTCGCGATCGAGAAACTGGTTTGAGCACTGACGAAGGAGGCCGCTGCCGGTTGCACAGCAGACGGTCGAGTTCGGCCCATTCCCGCGTCCGATTGGTAAACGCCGCTGACGCCGGGGGCAGTTGCCGCGGGACCGGCGGCCGCTCGTTCCGCAATGGACGTGGACGTCGCCGTGGACCGCTCCGGCCTGCACCACCGCGCCGGACACCTCGCCGACGACGTCCCGGTGCATGTCGCCTGTACTCACGCCATCTCCGTCACCGGGGATGTTCCTGGAGGTTTCCGATGGTTTTGTCGAGCACGTCGCGCGCGACGCTGCACGGGTCTGTGTTGTCGCCCCCGGGCAGTATCACGATGCTCGCGTCGATCGTCTCGTGGTCGTTGACGCCGACGGCGACCCGGCATTCGCCGTTGCGGTGCTGGTCGTCCTTGCTGCCGAATTCGATCGCGGGGTAGCCGCGGATCGGGTCGAGGGAACGACGGTCCGCGTACGAGTGTGCGATGTCGGCGATGCCGTTGCCGCCCCGGACCGGCAGCAGAACCTGGATCACGACGCCGTGGTGGTCCCACCCGCACAGCGGTTCGTCGACGATCTGCACCCTGGGGACGCCCCGGCTGCCGGAGCCCAGCAGGCCGTCGGCCTGGTCGGGGGTGAGGGCGTCACACGGGGCCTGCCTCAACCGGCCGAGGTCGAGAGGATGCTGCACCATCGGCACTGTCGGTGCCGTTGGGCCGGGGGAGCGTCCGGTCGAGGGCCGGGCGGGGGCGTCCGGCGCCGAAGCGGTGGTGCAGGCGGAGAGGCTTGCGATCGCGATTCCCGCGATCGCGAGGACCGCTTTGCGCGCTGCCGCACGGTGTCCCGCAGGTCGCGGAGCGCGTGCGAGAGGGCGAGAGTGCTCGGAGGCGGTATTGGCGTGCAAGGACAACTGGATGCCGCGGCCTTTCTGGGCGATGCCCGGTGTCGTCGTGGGCGAAACTATTGGATCGCAACGACGTCGACCGGCGAGTCGACTCGATGGGGTGACCGACCGTGCCGCGGGCCCGGCGGACGCGGTCGAAGCAGGGTATCGCGCACCAGCGGGTGCCGAGCCGTGCGCACCACGACCACGCGTGACAGACAAACGCGTCGCCCCGGCCGTCACCAGTGAACTCTCAGAACGTCCCCGCCAGTATCGCCTGGCCAGGCACTCCACCCCTACTTTGCGGCTCGGGCCAGCTTCGGGAGTCCCGGGCCCTCCGGACCGGTCATCCGTTGCCGCCGTCCCGGCCGGGTCCCCCGGCGGGCGGGATCGGGGTTTCTGGCGCCGCTCCCGGCTGCCGCAGTTGCTCCCGGAGTTCCTTGGGTGTGGTGTCGAGGGCGTAGGCGAGCTCTTCCCAGCTCACCCCCTGCCGCACGATCTGCCGCATCGTGTTCGCCTCGAGGTTTCGCGCGGCGTCGCGCGCGAGACGGATCACGTGCGCTGCTGCGAGCGCGTCCGCCCGCTCCAATTCCGGGCCATTCCTGCTGCCCCAGGCTTTGGCCAGAAACGCATGCAGCAGACTGACCGGGTCAACCTGTGGTCCGTCCGGGGTGGCGACCCAGCGCTTCTCGTCGTCGTTGCCGTAGCGCGTCGCCAGGCGCACGCGAGCGTCCTCGCCCTCCCGGCAGAGCGCGAGCAGCGTCTCGAGGCGCGTCGCCCTCAGGCGATCGCGTTCGGCGAAGAACGCCTCGGCCTCAGCGCGGCCGGCGGCGCGGGCCGCCTCCAAGGCGTCCGATTCGTCCGATGCGGTCATCCTGATCCTTTCCGCTGCCTGACAGCCCGGGTTCGGCCACCGATTTCGGTGACAGTCATTGCGGCCTGTCACTTGCGTGCTCGGCGACGATCACGGTCTCCATGGCCGCGACCCGCGTGAACGCCTCCGACTCCGCGCCGTGGTGCTCGCCGGAGGTCGACGAGGAGGCATGCGGGGTCGACGCTCCGACACGGCGTCGCGGTGGTGGGGGCGCAGGCCGTTCCACCACCGCCGCAGCGCGGTCTGTTTCTGCACTGCGACGACCCTTCCTGTTCTCGGAGGCCGGGTTCCTCGCGGTTCATTCCGCCCGCGGCCGCATGAACCGTTGCCCAGTGTGCCACCGCAGGAGCCCGCCGGGTGACTGCTCGTCGACATCCTCGGAGCGCCGTGCACGATGTGCTCCATTGCGCGGTCTATGTCAATTTCGGAACGGCGATGCCGGGGCGGTCGAGGTCTTGCGCGAGAGGAGTGCCATTGGCTCGCGACTATGCTCGAGTTCCAGGACGAGGCGCTCGCAGAGGCGACGGGTGCCTCGCGGGAGCAGATCGTCGCGGACGCCGTGCACCGGTTCAGGCTCCAGGAACGCGAACACGGGTTCCCGGCCGGGCACTACTGCACCGGCGGGGACTGCGCCGCGTGCCGGGAAGATCTGGACAATCTTTTCCAGAGCCTTCGAGGAAAAGCTGCACGACGAAGAGGACTCCAGATCACCGGCTGACCGAGGAGCTCCGCTCCGACGTCGTCGGTGAGCCCGGTTTCAGGCGGGTTTCGTTGTGGGCCGGGACTTCTTGCCGTTTCGGCGGCGTCGGGGCGGAGGTGACGCCCACCCCGGAAGACAGGAGCCGCCGGCGTGATCGGCTGCCGCGAGCGTCGGCTGAGGTCAGGCGCGGTCCGCGATTGAGCCGATGCCGCGGTGCGAGATGACCACGGCCAAGGTCCCCAGGTCGCATGCATGGATGGCCCAGCGGGCATCGATGTCGAGGTTCAGTCCGAGCCGCGTGCAGGCTGCCGCGGCCGTGGTCAGCTCGTCATGGTCCATGCCGTAGGGGTAGTGCACCACCGCGACCAGGCACCCATTGCGGTACCAGCGGTCGGGATGGTCCTGCCCGGCCAATGCCTGCTCACCGTCCGCGCAGTGTCGTTCCAGCGGATCACCGGCCGCCGGGCAGCGGCTGCCGGTCAGCGTGCACGGGCACTCCCAGCGGCCGCTCGTCACCCGCTGAGGCAGCCGGTCGTAGCGACGTGACCGCAGCCCCGCCTGGTGCAGCCGGGCCAGAGCCGCGGCTTCGGCGTCGGTGAAGCGCAACCCGAGTTGGGAAGGAGAGGCAGCCATAGCCGACACCGTAGGGCGCCTCTCGTTGCGCCGGGACGAATCTCCGCCGTTCGGGTCAGGGACGCCGCCGCCCTGCTGGGGAGCGGGCAGTGCACTTGCGAAATCCGTATTCCCACGATGCTCAAACTGCGGATACCACTTCGTCGTCACCCTCACTCCCGCCAGCGACCATGCCCTTGCCGCTGCGAAACCCGACGCGCCGGCGGGGACGTAGCCGCGGTGCCAGGAATTGTCGGTGCGGGTCGATATGCTGTGCGCGGCTGGACGCCAGCCGGTCCGAACTCGTTCCGCCCACGCGGGAACGTGCGCTCCTCGGGCGAAGATGTCTCAGACTCAGCGTCTCTTTGCCTTGCTGTGGCGTGAAAACGGCTGCGGTGGCGGCGGCGTCGGCGTCCTCACCGGGAAGCGAGCAACCCATGCCACGCGACGAACGAGCCTTGACCCGCTCCGTCCGCAAACGGGCCGAGCAGCAGGGGCTGTCCTATCAGCAGGCCCGCAGCGACGTGATCACGATCCACGAGATCTGTCGAAAGCCGCGTCGGATGAGGTGCTGGCCGGGCCGCCCTGGCCGGTGCTCGACCTGCTCGGCCCGCACGTGCTGCTGTGATCGTGCTCCTGGCGCGGCCTGATCGCAAGATGCCCGCAGTCACACTCCTCCGGACGAGGCTGGTCAGCGCGGTCCCCGGACGATTCC
Above is a window of Amycolatopsis sp. AA4 DNA encoding:
- a CDS encoding DUF3558 domain-containing protein is translated as MECLARRYWRGRSESSLVTAGATRLSVTRGRGAHGSAPAGARYPASTASAGPAARSVTPSSRLAGRRRCDPIVSPTTTPGIAQKGRGIQLSLHANTASEHSRPLARAPRPAGHRAAARKAVLAIAGIAIASLSACTTASAPDAPARPSTGRSPGPTAPTVPMVQHPLDLGRLRQAPCDALTPDQADGLLGSGSRGVPRVQIVDEPLCGWDHHGVVIQVLLPVRGGNGIADIAHSYADRRSLDPIRGYPAIEFGSKDDQHRNGECRVAVGVNDHETIDASIVILPGGDNTDPCSVARDVLDKTIGNLQEHPR